One window from the genome of Carassius carassius chromosome 15, fCarCar2.1, whole genome shotgun sequence encodes:
- the LOC132157836 gene encoding uncharacterized protein LOC132157836 — translation MLVLLLIASMFRQGLTVVGYGDNFVTAFPENIGFFYPANTLNRLRVTALHDNTSFKVFYKTTQKDFQISTSGQTMSIIFPKSAEVNQLGPSSFSVRITSDKNITVVSISHQEQSTQSYVVQPTVNLGTNYLIPLLDYPDYIQSFNLPSLVSTTMRYSSFKLLIINAVNSQNSVTVIKQTSVSGVSEETFRIDSYQLVQLQTNGSILKVKSSKEVAVILTHPCVETENCNCNMVMNQILPTEFQGWSFIVPSIFKVSETKLLMLSENTSSLFLDGIQLQASPSTLLPLSDLQKSKMVYATDLVSLRLFSPGLIVELIPENMFSACYLLQFADLNGKALVIAETDSKDDVRIQDILLSASDWTAITGTNYSSTVVTIPYKMMTIWHPTSRIAVYMLEHISAKVIFGGPAVPINIKTDLHGCVLVPGSFAIGPDPLTWKKSREYCMNNGNQFACPVTESVHKDMADNLTKKDGDGWIGLRRSLLTTDWYWQEEYDPPTSVNYVHWDKKQPLDVLKGLCTSVSLDPKNDFKWRSARCCDKKKPVCYKWPVYLNASQELLVTEL, via the exons ATGCTTGTTTTACTGCTGATCGCATCAATGTTTCGGCAAG GTCTTACAGTGGTGGGCTATGGAGACAACTTTGTCACTGCCTTTCCAGAGAACATTGGTTTCTTCTATCCGGCTAATACCTTGAACCGTCTAAGAGTCACAGCCCTTCATGACAACACTTCATTCAAAGTCTTCTAcaaaacaacacagaaagactTTCAAATTTCAACGTCGGGGCAGACCATGAGTATTATATTTCCAAAGTCCGCTGAAGTAAACCAACTAGGCCCCTCGAGTTTTTCTGTCAGAATAACCAGTGACAAAAACATCACAGTGGTTTCTATAAGTCACCAGGAACAAAGCACCCAGTCCTATGTCGTCCAGCCAACTGTAAATCTTGGGACAAACTATTTGATCCCTTTACTGGATTACCCAGACTATATTCAATCTTTCAACCTACCTAGTCTTGTCAGTACAACCATGAGATACAGCTCATTCAAGTTACTCATTATCAATGCAGTGAACAGTCAAAACAGCGTCACTGTAATCAAGCAAACATCAGTATCAGGTGTCAGTGAAGAGACATTCAGAATCGATTCCTACCAGCTGGTCCAGCTTCAGACCAACGGTTCTATTTTGAAGGTCAAATCAAGCAAAGAAGTCGCTGTGATACTGACCCATCCATGTGTAGAGACTGAGAACTGTAATTGTAACATGGTAATGAATCAGATTCTACCCACAGAATTTCAGGGTTGGAGCTTTATCGTACCTTCCATCTTCAAAGTGTCTGAGACCAAGCTACTTATGCTATCAGAAAACACGTCATCGCTATTTCTCGATGGTATCCAGTTACAGGCTTCTCCCTCAACACTTCTGCCATTGTCAGACCTGCAGAAATCCAAGATGGTTTATGCTACGGATCTAGTGTCTCTCAGACTTTTCAGTCCAGGTCTCATTGTGGAGCTGATCCCAGAAAACATGTTCTCTGCTTGCTACCTGCTGCAGTTTGCTGATTTAAATGGCAAGGCTTTGGTGATCGCTGAAACAGACAGCAAAGATGATGTGCGCATACAGGATATTTTACTCTCAGCATCTGACTGGACTGCAATCACTGGCACAAACTACTCTTCAACTGTTGTAACTATACCGTATAAAATGATGACAATCTGGCATCCAACATCAAGGATTGCAGTTTATATGCTGGAACATATATCTGCAAAAGTAATATTTGGAGGCCCGGCTGTACCAATCAATATAAAAACAG ATCTTCATGGTTGTGTGTTGGTTCCCGGATCATTTGCGATTGGACCCGACCCTCTGACTTGGAAGAAGTCTCGCGAGTACTGCATGAATAATGGAAATCAGTTTGCCTGTCCTGTAACTGAATCTGTCCATAAAGATATGGCTGATAACCTGACCAAGAAGGATGGGGATGGCTGGATCGGTCTCCGGCGTAGTTTACTAACTACAGACTGGTACTGGCAGGAGGAGTATGATCCCCCAACCTCTGTCAATTATGTTCACTGGGACAAGAAGCAACCACTGGACGTTTTGAAGGGCTTATGCACTTCAGTGTCCCTTGACCCTAAAAATGATTTCAAATGGCGAAGTGCACGCTGCTGTGATAAAAAGAAACCTGTCTGCTACAAATGGCCAGTGTATCTCAATGCCTCACAAGAGCTCTTGGTAACAGAATTGTAG
- the LOC132157835 gene encoding ribonuclease P protein subunit p25-like protein, with protein MENYRKARTVEQPCPCPFPDLPSDTPEVRVKDGSKIRNLMRFALSRMEEKTASADHSGPQEGSEVSIGSGENLCRQIVFTGVGQSVAKAITCVEIMKRRVHGLHQHTKLVYRTVQEVWEPLEPEAGLDSLTVSRNVPSIWVLLSRDSLDKNQPGYQAPGSFDALWAQALREEAAAPKHGQRRKRGGTGAGRTEGSGRGKGPRKHPGRPGEPRKPLGHAGGGQD; from the coding sequence ATGGAGAACTACAGAAAAGCACGCACAGTCGAGCAGCCCTGCCCGTGTCCTTTCCCCGACCTGCCCAGCGACACTCCTGAAGTTCGAGTGAAGGATGGCAGCAAAATCCGCAACCTGATGAGGTTTGCTTTAAGCCGTATGGAGGAGAAAACAGCCTCCGCAGATCATTCAGGGCCTCAGGAAGGCTCAGAGGTGAGCATCGGATCGGGGGAGAATCTGTGCCGCCAAATTGTGTTCACGGGTGTGGGTCAGAGTGTGGCTAAAGCTATCACGTGTGTGGAGATCATGAAACGCCGTGTACACGGCCTACACCAGCACACCAAATTGGTCTATCGCACGGTTCAGGAGGTCTGGGAGCCCCTGGAGCCCGAGGCCGGCTTGGACAGTCTCACAGTCAGCAGAAATGTTCCCAGTATATGGGTTTTGCTCTCCAGAGACTCACTTGATAAGAACCAGCCAGGTTACCAAGCTCCAGGTTCTTTTGATGCCTTGTGGGCTCAGGCTCTCAGAGAGGAAGCAGCAGCTCCGAAACATGGACAGAGAAGGAAGAGGGGAGGAACAGGGGCTGGAAGGACAGAAGGGTCTGGGAGAGGAAAGGGTCCACGCAAGCACCCGGGTCGACCTGGAGAACCACGTAAACCTCTAGGTCATGCTGGGGGAGGGCAGGATTGA